Proteins encoded within one genomic window of Deltaproteobacteria bacterium:
- a CDS encoding ParA family protein, which produces MNLSLIDLSVFLKQPLSSLKKEITNYFHLQQVPAYLPPELVREFLIHNGYSYPHKIISIQMLKGGVAKTTSIFNIGIRAAMYGAKVLFVDLDQQANLTFALGHEDENVSVWLDIFEKKKTIEECILTVNENIDLIPSSLNNSVLERVLINSNRNWSQAVKGPLDQVKLNYDLILIDTAPALSALNTAVTVASDEIILPVNPDKFSILGFEKNRTELDEIKKDFKLKCDYKILFTKFDGREKMSSLFLEQFIEKYPESMMKNYVRISSEAKSTLGTTKSIFSTKSAVKEDYDLVSLEILGF; this is translated from the coding sequence ATGAATCTTTCTTTAATCGATCTGAGCGTTTTTCTTAAACAACCTTTGTCTTCCCTTAAAAAGGAAATAACTAATTATTTTCATCTTCAGCAAGTGCCAGCCTATTTACCTCCAGAGCTGGTCCGGGAGTTTCTAATTCACAATGGTTACAGCTACCCTCATAAAATAATATCCATTCAAATGTTGAAGGGGGGAGTCGCAAAAACGACGAGTATTTTTAATATAGGAATAAGGGCGGCCATGTATGGAGCTAAGGTTTTATTTGTTGATTTGGATCAACAAGCGAATTTGACTTTTGCTCTTGGGCACGAGGATGAAAATGTCTCTGTTTGGTTAGATATTTTTGAAAAGAAAAAAACCATTGAAGAGTGTATTTTAACAGTCAACGAAAATATAGACTTGATTCCATCGAGTTTAAATAACTCTGTTTTAGAAAGAGTCTTAATTAATTCTAATAGAAATTGGTCTCAGGCTGTTAAAGGACCACTGGATCAAGTTAAATTAAATTATGATTTGATTCTGATAGATACAGCGCCAGCATTGTCGGCTCTCAATACAGCTGTAACCGTGGCTTCAGATGAAATTATATTACCAGTGAATCCAGATAAATTTTCTATTTTAGGTTTTGAAAAAAACAGAACCGAATTAGATGAAATTAAAAAAGATTTCAAGCTAAAATGCGATTATAAGATTTTATTCACAAAATTTGATGGTAGAGAAAAAATGAGTTCGTTATTTTTAGAACAATTTATTGAAAAATATCCTGAATCCATGATGAAAAATTATGTCCGAATTTCTTCAGAAGCTAAAAGTACCCTTGGGACAACGAAATCAATTTTTTCTACGAAATCGGCCGTTAAAGAAGATTACGACTTAGTTTCTTTAGAAATTTTAGGGTTTTAA
- a CDS encoding glutamate-5-semialdehyde dehydrogenase: METALEALKNSALKLRQLSTEKKNEVLLTLAKNLLTQSSLILSENSKDLAKLSAESSQAFRDRLTLTPSRISSLVEGLKQVALQPDPVHELVEKRTLPNGLQLKKIRAPLGILFMIFESRPNVILECFSLAFKAGNGIILRGGSESQHSNKVIFKIMEETLVNCNLSYPVFYGIQDYDRKWVECLLKRTDLIDVVIPRGGEKLIQFVQEQSLMPIIKNDRGLCHTYVDDEANLQMALDIVTNAKTQRPGVCNSLETVLVHKDLAALFIEKLYEHTKSIGLLWRVDKESLNILKNKSNVQLASIQLATTEDWDTEHLDLIINCRVVADLEDAIEHIEKHGSLHSEAIITSNEKKAHRFQDEVDAAVVYWNASTRFTDGFEFGLGGELGISTQKLHVRGPVGLKDLTTPRWIVDGTGQIRK, translated from the coding sequence ATGGAAACAGCCCTAGAAGCCTTAAAAAATTCGGCCCTTAAACTCAGACAACTATCCACTGAAAAGAAGAATGAAGTTCTCTTAACTCTTGCGAAAAACTTATTAACTCAATCTAGTTTAATTTTAAGTGAGAATTCAAAGGATTTAGCTAAATTATCAGCTGAAAGTTCACAGGCCTTTCGAGATCGTCTTACTTTGACACCATCTCGAATTTCATCTTTAGTTGAAGGGCTAAAACAAGTAGCCCTTCAACCTGATCCTGTTCATGAACTGGTTGAAAAAAGAACTCTTCCAAATGGACTTCAATTAAAAAAAATTCGCGCTCCTTTGGGAATTCTTTTTATGATTTTTGAATCCCGTCCCAATGTGATCTTAGAATGTTTTTCCTTAGCTTTCAAAGCAGGTAATGGAATTATTTTACGAGGTGGATCCGAGTCACAGCATTCAAATAAAGTTATTTTCAAAATTATGGAAGAAACTTTAGTAAACTGCAACCTAAGCTACCCCGTTTTTTATGGCATTCAAGATTACGATAGAAAATGGGTAGAATGTCTTTTAAAACGCACTGATCTTATTGATGTGGTCATACCCAGAGGCGGCGAAAAACTGATCCAGTTTGTCCAGGAACAATCCCTTATGCCCATTATCAAAAATGATAGAGGCCTTTGCCACACCTATGTTGATGATGAAGCTAATTTACAAATGGCTCTCGACATCGTCACCAACGCCAAAACTCAACGACCTGGAGTCTGCAACTCTCTTGAAACGGTATTGGTTCATAAAGATTTGGCAGCATTATTCATAGAAAAACTTTATGAACACACCAAATCAATTGGGCTTCTATGGCGAGTCGATAAAGAAAGTCTAAATATTTTAAAAAATAAATCCAATGTTCAGTTAGCCTCAATTCAATTAGCTACTACAGAAGACTGGGACACTGAACACCTTGATTTAATTATCAATTGCCGGGTCGTTGCGGATCTGGAGGACGCCATCGAACATATTGAAAAACATGGCTCTCTCCATTCTGAGGCAATCATCACTTCAAATGAAAAAAAGGCTCACCGCTTTCAAGACGAAGTCGATGCCGCCGTTGTGTATTGGAACGCTTCAACTCGGTTTACAGATGGTTTCGAATTTGGTCTAGGGGGCGAACTTGGGATCAGCACTCAGAAACTCCACGTCCGTGGGCCTGTAGGCTTAAAAGACCTCACTACTCCACGCTGGATTGTTGACGGTACTGGACAGATTAGAAAATAA
- the proB gene encoding glutamate 5-kinase — MKKKERWVIKAGSQMVCEGGPLLIRTWMNQVLKLRDQNIDVIWVTSGAIAHASDKLKFKKTKRSLIEKQALSAIGQPLVMEEYNLALNANQMLGAQVLLTANDMKDPVPRKNLQNTLNQLLQMKVIPILNENDAVATEEIQFGDNDSLASQVAIMMKAKLLVILTDVDGLFDEDPKKNQKAKLIPYLPKVTSKDLNLVKGKTTSQLSQRGTGGMHSKLLAAQKAGLSKIITHLVRGDLPHNLTEIANGKTVGTQIGGNLVKQK, encoded by the coding sequence ATGAAAAAAAAGGAAAGATGGGTTATTAAAGCTGGTAGTCAAATGGTTTGTGAAGGCGGGCCTTTGCTCATACGTACTTGGATGAACCAAGTTCTTAAATTGCGAGATCAAAATATCGATGTGATTTGGGTAACCTCAGGAGCCATTGCCCATGCCTCTGATAAGTTAAAATTTAAAAAAACAAAACGAAGTCTTATTGAAAAGCAAGCCCTTAGCGCTATTGGACAACCCTTGGTCATGGAAGAATACAATTTAGCATTAAATGCCAACCAAATGTTGGGGGCTCAAGTTCTTTTGACAGCCAATGATATGAAAGACCCTGTTCCAAGAAAAAATTTACAGAATACCCTTAATCAACTTCTCCAAATGAAAGTGATTCCGATCCTCAATGAAAATGATGCTGTTGCTACCGAAGAAATTCAATTCGGAGATAATGACTCTCTCGCCTCTCAAGTGGCCATCATGATGAAAGCCAAACTTTTGGTGATTCTCACCGATGTCGACGGGTTATTCGATGAGGATCCAAAAAAAAACCAAAAGGCCAAGCTCATTCCCTATTTGCCAAAAGTTACAAGTAAAGATCTGAATCTTGTAAAAGGAAAAACCACATCTCAACTTTCTCAACGAGGAACGGGAGGGATGCACTCAAAACTTCTCGCAGCACAAAAAGCCGGACTGTCCAAAATCATCACTCACTTGGTCCGCGGAGATCTTCCCCACAACCTCACAGAAATAGCGAATGGAAAAACTGTAGGCACACAAATTGGAGGAAATCTTGTTAAACAAAAATAA